CTTCCTCCTCTACTCCTCTTAGAAACGCGACGGCGTCTTCGAACAACTAATTTATTACTTGGTTTGTTCTTTTTACGTGTCTTTAATCCAAGAGCTGGTTTACCCCATGGAGTAACTGGTCCTGCTCTACCAATTGGGGCTTTTCCCTCTCCTCCTCCATGTGGATGATCACATGGGTTCATTACACTACCTCTTACTTGAGGCCTTCTTCCAAGCCATCTTCTTCTTCCTGCTTTACCTAAGCTAGTGTTTCTTATTTCAGAATTACCAACTTCACCAAGAGTTGCGTAGCATTCTTTTCTTACAAGTCTTACCTCGGTCGATGGAAGTTTTAAAGCAACATAATCTCCCTCTTTTGCCATAACTTGAGCACTAGCTCCTGCGGATCTAACCATCTGAGCACCCCTACCTGCATATAACTCAACACAATGAACACTAGATCCTAATGGCATAACAGAAAGTGGCATTGCATTACCATCTTCAATTGGAACACTGTCTCCAGATATGACATTTTGTCCGACTTTTACTCCTGCTGGAGCGATAATATATCTTTTTTCCCCATCTTCGTAGAATAAAAGTGCCAGCCTTGCATTTCTATGAGGATCGTAGTGTATAGCTGCAACTTTAGCGTTGATGTCTCTTTTATCTCTTCTGAAATCTACTAATCTATATTGCCTTTTGTGACCACCTCCACGATGACGACAAGTGATAACTCCACGATTATTCCTGCCTTTAACTCTATGTTTTGAAACAATTAGTGATCTTTCGGGTTTAGCACTTGTTATTTCACTAAAGTCAGTAACTACTCTCTGCCTAGTACCAGGTGTATAAGGTTTAAATTTACGGATTGCCATGATTAAAACTCCTTAAGATTCTGGAAATAGTTGGATTTTGTCTCCTTCAGCAAGACGCACAATTGCCTTCTTGACCTGAGAACGTTTACCGGAAAATTTCCCGACTCTTCTTGTTCTTCTTGGTGGATTCATAGTGTTAACTCCTATGACTTTAACACTGAATAAGGCTTCAACAGCTGCCTTTATTTGTGGTTTTGCCGCTCTATGATCTACTTCAAAAGTATATTGGTTAAGATCCAGCGCATTTGTTGCTTTCTCAGTAATAACTGGCTTTCTTATTACATCGGCTAAACGAGAATCGAATAATTTACTCATGATGCATAAACCTCCTGAATTTTATCTATCGCTGATTGCCCAATGACCAATTTATTAGCATTGAGAATATCAAATACATTTAATTGATCGGCGGCAATTAATTTTACTTTTTCAATATTGTTGATGGATTTTTTTATAACATCGGACGGACTATCAAGAATAACCAAAACTTTTTCAGTTTTTTGTATACCTAATCGAGCAAGGCCATTGATGATATCACTTGTTTTAGGCTGCTTTAAAGTAGATCCAAAATCTTCAACGGCCTTCATATCAGATACTCTAGACATAAGTGCAGTTCTAAGAGCTAACCTACGTTCCTTACGATTCATATCAAGATTGTAAGAACGTGGCTTCGGTCCAAAAATAATTCCGCCACCAGGTCTTAAGGGTGTCCTTATTGATCCTTGACGGGCTCTTCCTGTACCTTTCTGTTTATATGGCTTTCTACCACCCCCACGCACTTCAGATCTTGTCAAAGTTGATGCTGTCCCCTGTCTTTTATTTGCTAGCTGCCTAAGGACTGCTCTATGTATTAAGTCTGCCGAAGAAGTTTCTTTAGCAACTGCTAAATCAAGAGAAACTTTGCCAGATTTTTTACCATCCCACTTAAGAGTTTCAAGTGTTGTCATGATTTTTCACCTCCTTTTTTGCCTACAACATTATTTGGCTTAATGTTTATTATTGAGCCTGGCTTGCCTGGGACAGAACCCTTTACTACAAGCAAATTTTTCTGATCATCAACTTTTAGCACTAACAAACCTTTAGTTGTAATCTGTTTTCCTCCATATCTTCCTGCCATTCTTTTTCCAGGATAAATTCTACCTGGAGTTGTTCCTGCTCCTGTAGATCCAGGTGCTCTATGATTTTTTGAACCATGACTCATAGGACCTCTGCTAAAACCATGTCTTTTCTGGTAACCAGCAAAACCTCTTCCCATAGATTTGCCACTGATATCAACTTTTTGACCAACTTCAAAGTTTTTTACAGTTATTTGATTTCCGATTTCATAAGATGAAGTTTCTTCAACCCTATATTCTTTCAAATGCTTTAAAAGTTCTTTACCTGATTTCAACAAATGTCCTTTTTCAGGCTTACTTATATGCTTATCTTTGGACAAGCCATAACCTATTTGAACGGCAGTATAACCATCCAAAGCGTTTGTTTTCAATTGAGTAATACGGCAAGGACCAGCCTCAATAAGAGTAACTGGCACCGAATTACCTTTCTCGTCGAAAAGTTGGGACATGCCCAATTTCTTTCCTAAAATTCCTATAGACATAAGACTAAATTAGGCTAGCTCATAATGATTTTTAAATTATCTAAACCCTTCAATTATTAGGGTGTAGTTAATAAAAAACAATTAATAAGGTTGAGACTTATCTGATAATCTAGATAGTTTCTCTTGGGATAAACCCACCTGTGTTTTTTAACGAAACGCTAAAAAATGTGAAATTTTACAGAGGCTCGGCTAGCTTGCGAGCTTAAAAATTCACTGAGTTACAATTGTACATCATCAAGTACCATAAAATAAAATAAAATAGACATAAAGGAAATTTTTATGCCATTACTTCTCACAGGGAAAAAGTTTCATAACGATTTAAAAACTAACAAATGTCTTGCAATCTTTGCTCCTCTTGAAGGTGGTTATGAGACTCGTCTTTTGAGGAGAATGAGGGCCAAGGGCTTTAAAACTTTTATAACCTCAGCAAGAGGGCTTGGAGATCCAGAAGTCTTCTTGCTCAAATTGCATGGCGTTAGGCCACCGCACCTTGGTCATCAAAGCGTAGGAAGAAATGGAGCACTCGGGGAAGTTCAACAAGTTATCCCTCAAGCTTCTGAGTTATTTAATGAAAATGATAAAAATAAATTACTTTGGTTATTGGAAGGTCAAGTTCTTTCTCAATCTGAATTAGAGAGCTTAATAGAGATTTGCACTAACGATAATAAACTAACGATAGTTGTCGAAATGGGGGGTTCAAGAAAACTTGAATGGAAGCCGTTAAGTAATTATATTTTAGATGAATTTGAAAGTTAAATTGTTTGATTACAACTAAGAATAAAAAAGATAAATGGATTAAATTAATTTGTGGTGCCAGTAATGAAGATATTGTTGCCATAGAAGATTTATGTGCAATTTATACTGCTGCTGGTGTCGACTACATAGATGTTGCTGCAGAAGAATCTATAGTCCACGCAGCCAAAAAAGGAATCGAGTGGGCAAAAAAAGTCTTTAAAAACTCCCCTGGATTAATGATAAGCATTAGTGATGGAAATGATATCCACTTTCGTAAAGCAAAATTCGATCCATTGAAATGTCCCCCTAAGTGTCCAAGACCATGTGAAAAAGTATGTCCCACCTTTGCAATTGATAATTCTGGGATCAAAAAGAGTAAATGTTTTGGATGTGGAAGATGTTTGAGTAGCTGTCCCCTAAATCTAATTAGTGAATATGAATATAATTTGTCAAAAGATGATTTAGGATCAACACTTCAGAAAATAAAACCTAATGCAGTAGAAATTCATACAGAAATAAATCGTCTAGATTCTTTTGCAAAAGTTGTCAGTATTCTTAAAAGTTCAGAAAAGAAATTAGACAAGATATCTATCAGTTGTGGATTAAATCAATCTTTCAAACAATCACAAGAGCCCGAAGATCTTTTGAAAGCTCTTTGGGAAAGATATGAAATTCTTAAAAAACTTGATATTCCCCTTATTTGGCAGCTAGATGGAAGGCCAATGTCTGGAGATCTTGCTCCTTCAACAAGTAGAGATGCTGTTAAGTTGTTTGAAAAAATCGGTTCAGATCTTCCACCTGGATTAATTCAATTAGCAGGAGGAACCAATGAAAAAACTCACGAATTTTTGAATTCAAACAATCTCCCAGACGGAATAGCATTTGGAAGTGCTGCAAGAAAAATTATGCAGCCCTTTATTGAATTTGCTCACAAAAATAACAAAAAACTTTATGAGTATCCTGAGAGAATGGCTTTAGCGATCAAAAAAGCTAAGAAATTTCTAGAGCCATGGAAATCGAGCTCATTCAAATAATATTTTTATTTTTCAAAACTAGCACCATGTTTATAAAAACTTTGTATTTTTTGGATAGAAAAAAATCTTTTCATGTATTAAAATAAAAAATCAATGGGCCGTCGCCAAGTGGTAAGGCATCGGGTTTTGGTCTCGACATTCCTAGGTTCGAATCCTAGCGGCCCAGTTCTAATATTCAATAGGTGTCTTCTCAAAAAATATTTCTATTTGATTTCGATGGAGTAATAGTAGATGGAATGCAAGAATATTGGCATAGTTCCTTATTGGCCTGTGAAAAATATTTAAATTCACCGTGCATCTCTGTTGATCAAAAACTTTATAAAAGAGTACCAAATTCTTTCAAAGAAATAAGGCCATGGGTTAAATATGGTTGGGAAATGATTCTAATTGTTCACGAAATTATAAAAACAGAAAATCCTTTAAAAATTGATAATAAAGATGATTTCATTAATAATTATCATCAAAATTGCCAGAGGATATTAAGTGAAAATTCCTGGATTGCCGAAGATTTACAAAAAATGTTAGATCACTCGCGCAAGTACCAAATTGATAAAGATTTTAAATCATGGGTAGATTTACATAATCCTTTTTTTGAAATTATTATTTTTATGAAAGAATTAAGGAAAAGAGAAATAAAAACTGGAGTTATAACAACTAAAGGTAAAATATTTGCAGAAAAAATTCTTAAACAATTTAATATTTTTCCAGAATTTATTTTTGGTTATGAATCCGGATCAAAAGTGAAAATAGCTGAGAAACTTGCAAAAACTTATGAAATTTTAGGCTTTATAGAAGATAGAAAAAAAACTCTAATAGATATTAAACAAAATTCAGAAACTTCTCACATTCCATGCTTCCTAGCTGATTGGGGATATTTGAAAGGATCAGATAAGTATTCTTTAAGTAATGAAATCAAATTATTAAAATTAAGTGACCTTGAGGAATTAGTTGCAATTTAAAGATAATAAGTTAGAGTACAGATGTACTATAGTTTGTATTTATGAAGTTTGGTTTAAATAAAAATTTCCAAATTTAGAATAATTACAAGAACTTTAACCGATAAATCAAACAATGACCCTTGAAGAAAAGAAAAAAACTGAATCAAAAGAAAAAGACAAGGCATTAAGTCTTGTCTTAGGTCAAATAGAAAGAAATTTTGGACGAGGATCAATAATGAGACTTGGTGACGCCTCAAGAATGAAAGTAGAAACAATATCTACTGGAGCGCTCACCTTAGATTTAGCATTAGGAGGAGGCTATCCAAAAGGCAGAGTAGTAGAAGTTTACGGACCAGAAAGTTCAGGAAAAACTACATTAACGCTGCACGCGATTGCGGAAGTCCAAAAGAATGGAGGAGTAGCAGCATTTGTAGATGCTGAGCATGCACTCGATCCAGTTTATGCAGCCTCTTTAGGAGTTGATGTTGAAAATTTATTAGTTTCACAACCAGATACAGGTGAAATGGCTCTGGAAATAGTTGACCAGCTTATAAGATCAAGTGCAGTAGATCTTGTAGTTGTTGACTCGGTCGCAGCACTAACCCCACGAGCTGAGATAGAAGGAGAGATGGGAGATCACGTAATTGGAAGCCAAGCAAGGCTAATGAGCCAAGCAATGAGAAAAATAACAGGAAATATTGGTAAATCAGGATGTACGGTAATATTCCTGAATCAATTACGCCTAAAAATTGGCGTTACATACGGCAATCCAGAAACAA
The genomic region above belongs to Prochlorococcus marinus XMU1405 and contains:
- the rplB gene encoding 50S ribosomal protein L2, which translates into the protein MAIRKFKPYTPGTRQRVVTDFSEITSAKPERSLIVSKHRVKGRNNRGVITCRHRGGGHKRQYRLVDFRRDKRDINAKVAAIHYDPHRNARLALLFYEDGEKRYIIAPAGVKVGQNVISGDSVPIEDGNAMPLSVMPLGSSVHCVELYAGRGAQMVRSAGASAQVMAKEGDYVALKLPSTEVRLVRKECYATLGEVGNSEIRNTSLGKAGRRRWLGRRPQVRGSVMNPCDHPHGGGEGKAPIGRAGPVTPWGKPALGLKTRKKNKPSNKLVVRRRRRVSKRSRGGRDS
- a CDS encoding 50S ribosomal protein L23 encodes the protein MSKLFDSRLADVIRKPVITEKATNALDLNQYTFEVDHRAAKPQIKAAVEALFSVKVIGVNTMNPPRRTRRVGKFSGKRSQVKKAIVRLAEGDKIQLFPES
- the rplD gene encoding 50S ribosomal protein L4, coding for MTTLETLKWDGKKSGKVSLDLAVAKETSSADLIHRAVLRQLANKRQGTASTLTRSEVRGGGRKPYKQKGTGRARQGSIRTPLRPGGGIIFGPKPRSYNLDMNRKERRLALRTALMSRVSDMKAVEDFGSTLKQPKTSDIINGLARLGIQKTEKVLVILDSPSDVIKKSINNIEKVKLIAADQLNVFDILNANKLVIGQSAIDKIQEVYAS
- the rplC gene encoding 50S ribosomal protein L3; this encodes MSIGILGKKLGMSQLFDEKGNSVPVTLIEAGPCRITQLKTNALDGYTAVQIGYGLSKDKHISKPEKGHLLKSGKELLKHLKEYRVEETSSYEIGNQITVKNFEVGQKVDISGKSMGRGFAGYQKRHGFSRGPMSHGSKNHRAPGSTGAGTTPGRIYPGKRMAGRYGGKQITTKGLLVLKVDDQKNLLVVKGSVPGKPGSIINIKPNNVVGKKGGEKS
- the ndhN gene encoding NAD(P)H-quinone oxidoreductase subunit N yields the protein MPLLLTGKKFHNDLKTNKCLAIFAPLEGGYETRLLRRMRAKGFKTFITSARGLGDPEVFLLKLHGVRPPHLGHQSVGRNGALGEVQQVIPQASELFNENDKNKLLWLLEGQVLSQSELESLIEICTNDNKLTIVVEMGGSRKLEWKPLSNYILDEFES
- a CDS encoding LdpA C-terminal domain-containing domain, translating into MITTKNKKDKWIKLICGASNEDIVAIEDLCAIYTAAGVDYIDVAAEESIVHAAKKGIEWAKKVFKNSPGLMISISDGNDIHFRKAKFDPLKCPPKCPRPCEKVCPTFAIDNSGIKKSKCFGCGRCLSSCPLNLISEYEYNLSKDDLGSTLQKIKPNAVEIHTEINRLDSFAKVVSILKSSEKKLDKISISCGLNQSFKQSQEPEDLLKALWERYEILKKLDIPLIWQLDGRPMSGDLAPSTSRDAVKLFEKIGSDLPPGLIQLAGGTNEKTHEFLNSNNLPDGIAFGSAARKIMQPFIEFAHKNNKKLYEYPERMALAIKKAKKFLEPWKSSSFK
- a CDS encoding HAD family hydrolase, which encodes MSSQKIFLFDFDGVIVDGMQEYWHSSLLACEKYLNSPCISVDQKLYKRVPNSFKEIRPWVKYGWEMILIVHEIIKTENPLKIDNKDDFINNYHQNCQRILSENSWIAEDLQKMLDHSRKYQIDKDFKSWVDLHNPFFEIIIFMKELRKREIKTGVITTKGKIFAEKILKQFNIFPEFIFGYESGSKVKIAEKLAKTYEILGFIEDRKKTLIDIKQNSETSHIPCFLADWGYLKGSDKYSLSNEIKLLKLSDLEELVAI
- the recA gene encoding recombinase RecA; this translates as MTLEEKKKTESKEKDKALSLVLGQIERNFGRGSIMRLGDASRMKVETISTGALTLDLALGGGYPKGRVVEVYGPESSGKTTLTLHAIAEVQKNGGVAAFVDAEHALDPVYAASLGVDVENLLVSQPDTGEMALEIVDQLIRSSAVDLVVVDSVAALTPRAEIEGEMGDHVIGSQARLMSQAMRKITGNIGKSGCTVIFLNQLRLKIGVTYGNPETTTGGNALKFYASVRLDIRRIQTLKRGTEEYGIRAKVKVAKNKVAPPFRIAEFDILFGKGISTTGCLLDLAEETNIIIRRGAWYSYEGENIGQGRDNTIIWLDQNLEIRNKVESMVKAKLTEGTEVSSNSMKALNSNPANTIAVNDIKTVA